A region from the Drosophila bipectinata strain 14024-0381.07 chromosome 3R, DbipHiC1v2, whole genome shotgun sequence genome encodes:
- the LOC108130755 gene encoding uncharacterized protein: MKFAIVLLVASIVCVSSQASPSGGINPFAAANPYAAAFNPFLNGVFGGAGTGAAAGVAGPVAPVPPFGGASISTFFQSVVIQREAERLLAQPDFPADLSERVQDVVANSQEAIANCNNATLPWLQIRCVKPLLTSAKSQLKTIDDEWQARLAAAATTAAPVVA; the protein is encoded by the exons ATGAAATTCGCAATTGTTCTATTGGTAGCCAGCATTGTTTGCGTTAGCAGCCAG GCTTCACCGTCGGGTGGCATCAACCCGTTCGCCGCTGCCAATCCCTACGCGGCCGCCTTTAATCCCTTCCTGAATGGAGTATTCGGCGGAGCCGGCACCGGAGCCGCAGCTGGTGTTGCTGGCCCAGTGGCACCTGTTCCTCCCTTCGGTGGCGCCTCAATTTCCACCTTCTTCCAGTCGGTGGTGATCCAGCGCGAAGCCGAACGCCTGCTGGCCCAGCCCGACTTCCCCGCCGATCTGTCCGAGCGCGTCCAGGATGTGGTGGCCAACTCTCAGGAGGCCATTGCCAACTGCAACAACGCCACCTTGCCCTGGCTCCAGATCCGCTGTGTGAAGCCCCTGCTGACCAGTGCCAAGAGCCAGCTGAAGACCATCGACGACGAGTGGCAGGCGCGCCTTGCCGCTGCTGCCACCACCGCTGCTCCGGTTGTTGCATAG